The following proteins come from a genomic window of Pyxidicoccus sp. MSG2:
- a CDS encoding vWA domain-containing protein, whose translation MDKLSRLDLVFCVDLTSSMTSFIAQARAHVRRILDALKAIPDLDLCVALSGYRDHGFPAVLEVHPFTRDVSALAKALDAAQVFSHASNVDAAEAVFAGLDAAAKLPWREGAFMVVVLVGDAPPHACGGDGGHAPDRFREKDPSGWDLDGLTNHLEAQGIFLHALAMVPSVHPHYDAALERAFRRLSISTGGTYQSARGPDAALAIVETLVQRTSVEFAFDRRVHGAIEALALDARGSSALRESLAKQLGSTEVIVSSALMRLRQRGLLPVGVE comes from the coding sequence ATGGACAAGCTTTCGCGGCTGGACCTCGTCTTCTGCGTGGACCTGACCAGCAGCATGACCTCCTTCATCGCGCAGGCGCGGGCGCATGTGCGCCGCATCCTCGATGCGCTGAAGGCCATTCCCGACCTGGACCTGTGCGTCGCGCTCTCCGGCTACCGCGACCACGGCTTCCCGGCGGTGCTCGAGGTCCATCCCTTCACCCGTGACGTCTCCGCGCTCGCGAAGGCGCTCGATGCGGCCCAGGTCTTCAGCCACGCGTCGAACGTCGACGCGGCCGAGGCCGTCTTCGCGGGCCTCGACGCGGCGGCGAAGCTCCCCTGGCGCGAGGGCGCCTTCATGGTCGTCGTGCTCGTGGGCGACGCCCCCCCGCATGCCTGCGGAGGTGATGGCGGCCACGCTCCGGACCGCTTCCGTGAGAAGGACCCGAGCGGCTGGGACCTCGATGGCCTCACCAACCACCTGGAGGCCCAGGGCATCTTCCTGCATGCGCTCGCCATGGTGCCCTCTGTGCACCCGCACTACGACGCCGCGCTGGAGCGTGCCTTCCGCCGCCTGTCCATCTCCACCGGTGGCACCTACCAGTCCGCGCGCGGCCCGGATGCCGCGCTGGCCATCGTGGAGACGCTGGTCCAGCGCACCTCTGTCGAGTTCGCCTTCGACCGCCGCGTGCATGGCGCCATCGAGGCGCTCGCCCTGGACGCGCGCGGCAGCTCCGCGCTCCGCGAGTCCCTGGCGAAGCAGCTTGGGAGCACGGAGGTCATCGTGTCCTCGGCCCTGATGCGCCTGCGCCAGCGGGGGCTCCTGCCCGTGGGTGTGGAGTAA
- a CDS encoding sigma-70 family RNA polymerase sigma factor, producing the protein MSATELQELYDRYAPGMYRRAFALLQREADAWDAVQEACIRLLQSAAEFRREARPMTFIYRVTTNVCLNMLRSRALRDVAPEADGPEGTVDALASTECRDFLVKLARELDERGLTVAALYYLDGLSQEEIAQVLGLSRKTIVREVQRISVLARALGEPRGVRGGAG; encoded by the coding sequence TTGAGCGCCACGGAGCTCCAGGAGCTGTACGACCGGTATGCCCCAGGCATGTACCGGAGGGCCTTCGCCTTGCTCCAGCGGGAGGCGGATGCCTGGGACGCGGTGCAGGAGGCGTGCATCCGCCTCCTCCAGTCCGCCGCCGAGTTCCGGCGCGAGGCCCGGCCGATGACGTTCATCTACCGGGTGACCACCAACGTCTGTCTCAACATGCTCCGCTCCCGCGCCCTGCGGGACGTGGCCCCCGAGGCGGACGGGCCGGAGGGCACGGTGGACGCGCTCGCCTCCACCGAGTGCAGGGACTTCCTGGTGAAGCTGGCGCGCGAGCTGGACGAGCGCGGCCTCACCGTGGCGGCGCTGTACTACCTGGACGGGTTGTCCCAGGAGGAGATTGCCCAGGTGCTGGGGCTCTCCAGGAAGACCATCGTGCGCGAGGTGCAGCGCATCAGCGTCCTGGCCCGCGCCCTGGGCGAGCCCAGGGGCGTGCGTGGAGGTGCCGGATGA
- a CDS encoding caspase family protein has protein sequence MTLALLLAAVVAAQPVTPEDTPRRFALAVGNNRGTGADAPLRYAERDARSVLGVLEEVGGLRREDALLVLGTDADAVRDALARFERHLQANARPGDQLFVYVSSHADAGELHLGGTRLPLGEVVRFIEHAPVSVALLVVDSCQSGEAARLKGLKPIPGVLVNLERPELAGRVIITASAADESAQESDALAGSIFTHHLVAALRGAADVSGDGRVTLAEAYTYSYARTVESSLLSRAGTQHPSFHFDLQGKGDLVLSAPARATSLLTLAIDEPGDWTVSTLDGEPFLGHVRKGAGSATLALPAGSYLLTTRGEHTALVARVQVPDSGRAEVTRAQLRPQKLEANALKGPRDTRWMVHLGPSVGSPLLESFGAMVGGTVALQHVWRPAGLNLATAVVEVRHGRHASGGLAQNDHALRLGLGHLVRDWHGLHLQLAVEAGATVSSQRQSSNGETRLALQPAIGVAGGVWLPVGGPFAVSLLGNAGRTWVRTEVGAPVPSSLSMGASLGIGWLR, from the coding sequence ATGACGCTCGCGCTGCTGCTCGCGGCCGTGGTGGCGGCGCAGCCCGTGACTCCGGAAGACACGCCGCGCCGCTTCGCCCTCGCGGTGGGCAACAACCGGGGCACTGGCGCGGACGCTCCGCTGCGGTACGCGGAGCGCGATGCCCGCTCGGTGCTGGGCGTGCTCGAAGAGGTGGGCGGGCTGCGGCGCGAGGACGCCCTGCTGGTGCTTGGCACCGACGCGGACGCGGTGCGCGACGCGCTCGCCCGCTTCGAGCGCCACCTCCAGGCCAACGCACGTCCCGGCGACCAGCTCTTCGTCTACGTCTCCAGCCACGCGGACGCGGGCGAGCTGCACCTGGGCGGCACGCGCCTGCCCCTGGGCGAGGTGGTGCGCTTCATCGAGCACGCCCCGGTGAGCGTCGCCCTGCTGGTGGTGGACTCCTGCCAGTCCGGCGAGGCGGCGCGCCTCAAGGGGCTCAAGCCCATCCCCGGCGTGCTGGTGAATCTGGAGCGGCCGGAGCTCGCCGGGCGCGTCATCATCACCGCATCCGCCGCGGACGAGTCCGCGCAGGAGTCGGACGCGCTCGCGGGCTCCATCTTCACGCACCACCTGGTCGCCGCGCTGCGCGGGGCGGCGGACGTGTCCGGAGACGGCCGCGTCACGCTCGCGGAGGCCTATACGTATTCGTATGCCCGCACGGTGGAGTCCTCGCTCCTGTCCCGCGCGGGCACGCAGCACCCCAGCTTCCACTTCGACCTCCAGGGGAAGGGAGACCTCGTCCTCTCCGCGCCCGCCCGCGCGACGTCACTCTTGACGCTCGCCATCGACGAGCCCGGCGACTGGACGGTGTCCACGCTCGACGGCGAGCCCTTCCTCGGGCACGTGCGCAAGGGCGCGGGCTCGGCCACGCTGGCACTGCCCGCGGGCAGCTACCTCCTCACCACGCGCGGCGAGCACACCGCCCTGGTGGCGCGCGTGCAGGTGCCCGACTCCGGGCGCGCGGAGGTGACGCGCGCCCAGCTCCGTCCGCAGAAGCTGGAGGCGAACGCGCTCAAGGGGCCCCGGGACACGAGGTGGATGGTGCACCTCGGTCCCAGCGTGGGCAGTCCCCTGCTCGAATCCTTTGGGGCGATGGTGGGCGGCACCGTCGCGCTCCAGCACGTCTGGAGGCCCGCCGGGCTGAATCTGGCGACGGCCGTGGTGGAGGTCCGTCATGGCCGGCACGCGTCCGGGGGCCTCGCTCAGAACGACCATGCGCTGCGGCTGGGCCTGGGGCACCTCGTGCGTGACTGGCACGGGCTGCACCTGCAGCTCGCCGTGGAGGCCGGCGCCACCGTGTCCAGCCAGCGGCAGTCCAGCAATGGCGAAACGCGGCTCGCGCTGCAGCCCGCCATCGGAGTGGCGGGCGGCGTGTGGCTGCCGGTGGGTGGGCCGTTCGCGGTGTCGCTGCTCGGCAACGCGGGGCGCACGTGGGTGCGCACGGAGGTGGGTGCTCCGGTTCCGTCCTCGCTGTCCATGGGGGCGAGCCTGGGCATCGGCTGGCTGCGCTGA
- a CDS encoding Ig-like domain-containing protein: MHATRSRPWKSVLLCTALGLAACDSLKAEPDPGPPVKEESPPPPELRVTVTPAGPARCREGTWTLSVSVEGGTPEKVELIANGLAPTTLDSPYRHTVDCATAEEGSYFFIARATAEGRTFESQSVSMVVDRQGPFVESWGPASYYPSVDAPLEIVFSEPLLPASLQSAPTVLRDGNGFSVAHTAVLSGDGRVLRLTPTVPLRVPGTLRAELVQRNMTDLVGNPFTLERSVVEKRFDYWPFAQAAPRMSDTSKGWLRFALQPFPSRPVVAFIEQGSDDSADKVVLGVEVMNGDSWERLPSPRAPVALADAPANLQLEVHFGSMVLAWVERTSFQDMIHVSRFDGTSWKDLGAPLATGAPYGTYQMALDEEGDPVVVYQEKQEDGLDLRVVRWAGNDWQLLGGTLSANPKPWTVAGHPAIAVDSSRVVVAWAEKPPEGESSSEVFVMEFKDGGWRQLGSSLSGVPGGWGAGQVAIALRGYEDSPVVAWTESASFSYDGYVFTAYWKPSPFAGIPGSWTRPEELQGATQYAFLDNLRLLMDSTNEPWVVWQRKDGDDLITYYRKHRPTGWEPEQLVVGTEVFGFRLDENSFPWVLAGYSPQDAILRPQ; the protein is encoded by the coding sequence ATGCACGCCACCCGTTCCCGCCCCTGGAAGTCCGTGCTGCTGTGCACGGCCCTGGGGCTCGCCGCCTGTGACTCCCTGAAGGCGGAACCGGACCCGGGTCCGCCCGTCAAAGAGGAGTCGCCGCCTCCGCCCGAGCTCCGCGTCACCGTGACTCCGGCGGGGCCGGCGCGCTGCCGCGAGGGCACGTGGACGCTCTCTGTCTCCGTCGAGGGCGGCACGCCCGAGAAGGTGGAGCTCATCGCCAACGGGCTGGCTCCCACCACGCTCGACAGCCCGTACCGCCACACCGTCGACTGCGCGACCGCTGAAGAGGGCAGCTACTTCTTCATCGCTCGGGCCACGGCGGAGGGACGGACCTTCGAGAGCCAGAGCGTCTCGATGGTGGTGGACCGGCAGGGGCCCTTCGTCGAGTCCTGGGGCCCGGCGTCGTACTACCCGAGCGTCGACGCGCCGCTGGAGATTGTCTTCTCCGAGCCGCTGCTGCCCGCGTCTCTCCAGTCCGCACCCACGGTGCTCCGGGATGGCAATGGCTTCTCGGTGGCGCACACGGCGGTGCTCAGCGGTGACGGGCGTGTCCTCCGGCTCACGCCGACGGTGCCGCTCCGTGTGCCCGGCACGCTGCGCGCCGAGCTGGTGCAGCGGAACATGACCGACCTCGTCGGCAATCCCTTCACCCTGGAGCGCAGCGTGGTCGAGAAGCGCTTCGACTACTGGCCCTTCGCCCAGGCAGCACCCCGGATGAGCGACACGTCCAAGGGATGGCTTCGCTTCGCCTTGCAGCCCTTCCCATCGCGGCCTGTCGTCGCCTTCATCGAGCAGGGCTCTGATGACAGTGCGGACAAGGTTGTGCTCGGCGTCGAGGTCATGAACGGTGACTCGTGGGAGCGCTTGCCTTCACCCCGTGCCCCGGTGGCGCTCGCGGACGCCCCGGCGAATCTGCAGCTCGAGGTCCACTTTGGAAGCATGGTGCTCGCGTGGGTCGAGCGCACCTCGTTCCAGGACATGATTCATGTATCCCGGTTCGACGGCACGTCCTGGAAGGACCTGGGCGCGCCGCTCGCCACCGGGGCCCCCTACGGCACATACCAGATGGCGCTGGACGAGGAGGGGGACCCGGTCGTGGTCTACCAGGAGAAGCAGGAAGACGGCCTCGACCTGCGCGTCGTCCGGTGGGCCGGGAATGACTGGCAACTGCTCGGAGGCACGCTCAGTGCCAATCCCAAGCCCTGGACCGTTGCGGGGCACCCGGCCATCGCCGTGGACAGCTCCCGGGTGGTGGTGGCCTGGGCGGAGAAGCCTCCGGAGGGGGAGTCCTCCTCCGAGGTCTTCGTGATGGAGTTCAAGGATGGGGGTTGGAGGCAGTTGGGCTCATCGCTCAGTGGCGTGCCGGGAGGCTGGGGTGCGGGGCAGGTCGCCATCGCACTGCGCGGCTACGAGGACAGCCCCGTCGTCGCCTGGACCGAGAGCGCGTCCTTCTCCTACGACGGGTATGTGTTCACCGCGTACTGGAAGCCCAGTCCCTTCGCCGGCATTCCCGGGAGCTGGACGCGTCCGGAGGAGCTGCAGGGAGCAACGCAGTACGCCTTCCTGGACAATCTTCGCCTCCTCATGGACTCCACGAACGAGCCCTGGGTGGTGTGGCAGCGCAAGGACGGGGATGACCTCATCACCTACTACCGCAAGCACCGCCCCACGGGCTGGGAGCCGGAGCAGCTCGTGGTGGGTACCGAGGTGTTCGGGTTCCGGCTGGATGAGAACTCCTTCCCCTGGGTCTTGGCGGGGTACTCGCCGCAAGACGCCATCCTCCGGCCGCAGTAG
- a CDS encoding Ig-like domain-containing protein, with protein MQPRHPRAWTPLLLCAALGLIACDPLKLNPDPPPPVEEEPPPLELQVTVATEGPAFCREGTWMLSVSVAGGTPERVELSTNGQPPMKLDSPYRYSVDCATADEGSYSFVARARAEGRTFESASASVVVDRTAPRIASWRPKTFYPTVDTPVEVVFSEPLLPESLQASPTLLRDGNGFSVPHQTVLTEEGRVLRLVPSAPLQPPVTLYLELVQRSMTDRAGNPLKVEPSEVYYQSQFSYWPFARGEEAPMSEKSIEGVSFALETFPQTRPAVAFVEREIGGPVESGELVVTRLVGGTWERLPPPRAMDARANRPELPRLEVNWKGDMVLAWLETDRASDMERIHVSRYDGTSWTLLGEPLDTQSRITQYKMVLDTNGYPVLVYLERELDLRVVRWSGSAWQFLGDPLSGNPGIVSRAESAAIAVDVMSVVVAWSETPPGKDSPHVFVMEFREGSWKSVGTPFRGLPGGRAGKVAVAMRSAADSPVVAWIESSSNLEDETLFISSWKVTSTTLGWTPPEQLQGMTQYHHSLGVPWLVIGAGQEPWVAWQRRDSASTSVIYRKHRSTGWEPEQFVAGTMLYGFQLDEKSFPWVAVGYPHEEAILRPQ; from the coding sequence GTGCAACCCCGTCATCCCCGCGCATGGACGCCCCTGCTGCTCTGCGCGGCCCTGGGGCTCATCGCCTGTGACCCCCTGAAGCTGAATCCGGACCCGCCGCCACCGGTGGAGGAGGAGCCGCCTCCGCTGGAGCTCCAGGTCACCGTGGCGACGGAGGGGCCGGCGTTCTGCCGCGAGGGCACGTGGATGCTGTCCGTCTCCGTGGCGGGTGGGACGCCCGAGAGGGTGGAGCTCAGCACCAACGGGCAGCCCCCCATGAAGCTCGACAGCCCGTACCGCTACAGCGTCGACTGCGCGACCGCCGACGAGGGCAGCTACTCCTTCGTCGCGCGGGCCAGGGCGGAGGGGCGGACGTTCGAGAGCGCGAGCGCCTCCGTGGTGGTGGACCGCACGGCTCCGCGCATCGCGTCCTGGCGGCCGAAGACGTTCTACCCGACGGTGGACACGCCGGTGGAGGTTGTCTTCTCCGAGCCCCTCCTGCCCGAGTCGCTCCAGGCCTCCCCCACGCTGCTGCGGGACGGCAATGGCTTCTCGGTGCCCCACCAGACGGTGCTCACCGAGGAGGGACGCGTCCTCCGCCTGGTGCCGTCCGCGCCGCTCCAGCCGCCCGTCACCCTGTACCTCGAGCTGGTGCAGCGGAGCATGACCGACCGGGCCGGCAATCCGCTCAAGGTGGAGCCCTCCGAGGTCTACTACCAGTCGCAATTCAGTTACTGGCCCTTCGCCCGGGGGGAGGAGGCCCCGATGAGCGAGAAGTCCATCGAAGGGGTTTCCTTCGCCCTGGAGACCTTCCCCCAGACGCGGCCCGCCGTCGCCTTCGTCGAGCGGGAGATTGGGGGACCGGTGGAATCGGGAGAGCTGGTCGTCACGCGCCTGGTGGGTGGCACGTGGGAGCGCCTCCCGCCGCCCCGGGCGATGGACGCGCGAGCGAACAGGCCGGAGCTCCCGCGGCTCGAGGTGAATTGGAAGGGAGACATGGTGCTCGCCTGGCTCGAGACCGACCGCGCGAGCGACATGGAGCGGATTCACGTGTCGCGGTACGACGGCACGTCCTGGACGTTGTTGGGCGAGCCGCTCGACACCCAGTCCCGCATCACCCAATACAAGATGGTGCTGGACACGAACGGGTACCCCGTCCTCGTCTATCTGGAGCGTGAGCTCGACCTGCGCGTCGTGCGCTGGAGCGGCTCCGCCTGGCAGTTCCTCGGGGACCCCCTCAGTGGCAATCCCGGCATCGTGAGCCGCGCGGAGTCCGCGGCCATCGCCGTGGACGTGATGAGTGTGGTGGTGGCCTGGTCGGAGACGCCTCCGGGCAAGGACTCGCCGCATGTCTTCGTGATGGAGTTCCGGGAGGGAAGCTGGAAGAGCGTGGGCACGCCGTTCCGTGGCCTGCCGGGCGGCCGCGCGGGGAAGGTCGCCGTCGCGATGCGGAGCGCCGCGGACAGTCCCGTCGTCGCGTGGATCGAGTCCTCGTCCAACCTCGAGGATGAAACCCTGTTCATCTCATCCTGGAAGGTCACCTCCACGACGCTCGGCTGGACGCCTCCGGAGCAACTGCAGGGGATGACGCAGTACCATCATTCCCTTGGCGTGCCGTGGCTCGTCATCGGCGCCGGGCAGGAGCCCTGGGTCGCGTGGCAACGCCGGGACAGTGCCTCCACCTCGGTCATCTACCGCAAGCACCGCTCCACCGGATGGGAGCCGGAGCAGTTCGTCGCCGGCACGATGCTGTATGGGTTCCAGCTGGACGAGAAGTCCTTTCCCTGGGTGGCAGTGGGCTACCCGCATGAGGAGGCCATCCTGCGGCCGCAGTAG
- a CDS encoding MBL fold metallo-hydrolase codes for MRPRYIALSIVAALGGLLAVAGVVGFAASSHEAQKSSLGAARPTKDVLALLDQPGPVELETVNSADWAVERSGLINLGHPTAKSEGLKDGDEPIQVYFHALRHPTQGLFIVDTGVENALRDAPEKSALSGLVRGAMHMEKLKVNVPLGEWLAKQAQPLKGVFLTHLHLDHITGMADVPAGTPVYTGPGEASARQFLNAAVQGSTDRALEGKPALSEWTYAAESSGLFDGAVDIFGDGSVWALWVPGHTPGSTAYLVRSTKGPVLLVGDASHTRWGWEHDVEPGAFTADGPRGVESFKKLRAFAKAHPNVDVRLGHQH; via the coding sequence ATGCGCCCCAGGTACATCGCCCTCTCCATCGTCGCCGCCCTCGGCGGCCTCCTCGCCGTCGCCGGTGTCGTCGGCTTCGCGGCCAGCTCGCATGAGGCGCAGAAGTCCTCGCTCGGCGCGGCCCGACCGACGAAGGACGTGCTCGCCCTGCTGGACCAGCCCGGCCCGGTGGAACTGGAGACCGTCAACTCCGCGGACTGGGCCGTGGAGCGCAGCGGCCTCATCAACCTGGGCCACCCCACCGCGAAGTCCGAGGGCCTGAAGGACGGCGACGAGCCCATCCAGGTCTACTTCCACGCGCTCCGCCACCCGACACAGGGACTCTTCATCGTGGACACCGGCGTGGAGAACGCGCTGCGCGACGCGCCGGAGAAGTCCGCGCTGAGCGGGCTGGTCCGCGGCGCCATGCACATGGAGAAGCTGAAGGTGAACGTGCCGCTGGGCGAGTGGCTGGCGAAGCAGGCGCAGCCGCTCAAGGGCGTGTTCCTCACGCACCTGCACCTGGACCACATCACCGGCATGGCGGACGTGCCCGCGGGCACGCCCGTGTACACCGGCCCCGGCGAGGCGTCCGCCCGCCAGTTCCTCAACGCCGCCGTGCAGGGCAGCACCGACCGCGCGCTGGAGGGCAAGCCGGCGCTGTCCGAGTGGACCTATGCGGCCGAGTCCAGTGGCCTCTTCGACGGCGCGGTGGACATCTTCGGCGACGGCTCGGTGTGGGCGCTCTGGGTGCCCGGCCACACGCCCGGCAGCACCGCGTACCTGGTGCGCTCCACGAAGGGCCCGGTGCTGCTGGTGGGTGACGCCAGCCACACGCGCTGGGGCTGGGAGCACGACGTGGAGCCCGGCGCCTTCACCGCCGACGGCCCGCGCGGCGTGGAGAGCTTCAAGAAGCTGCGCGCCTTCGCGAAGGCGCACCCGAATGTCGACGTGCGGCTGGGACACCAGCACTGA
- a CDS encoding LysR family transcriptional regulator: protein MDISWDDARLFLAIAETGSLSEAARRLRVGQPTVSRRLAALEYTLGAALFRRSVDGAALTAAGERLVLPAKKMAEWAGELHRAAESADNSPRGLVRVTASPFASFDFLAPFAAFVAQKHPGLRLEVLSTIQYLDLARGEADLALRAKPPTNADLKLVYTLEIQNAVMVARSLKAKLPRKPTLQQLPWVAWSPPFESVPPNPQLEELIPDFAPVFTADNYLVMLAAVEAGVGAMVLGKLSHRFSRDRGLVPLDLDLGPYATSEVHLVCARSALDIPRVRKVSELLVDELERFKRK from the coding sequence ATGGATATCTCCTGGGATGACGCGCGGCTGTTCCTGGCCATCGCGGAGACGGGCAGCCTGAGCGAGGCGGCCCGGCGGCTGCGCGTGGGGCAGCCCACGGTGAGCCGGCGGCTGGCGGCGTTGGAGTACACGCTGGGGGCGGCGCTGTTCCGCCGGAGCGTGGACGGCGCGGCGCTGACGGCGGCGGGAGAGCGGCTGGTGCTGCCCGCGAAGAAGATGGCGGAGTGGGCGGGAGAGCTGCACCGCGCCGCGGAGTCGGCGGACAACTCGCCCAGGGGCCTGGTGCGCGTGACGGCGAGCCCCTTCGCCAGCTTCGACTTCCTGGCGCCCTTCGCGGCCTTCGTCGCGCAGAAGCACCCGGGCCTGCGGCTGGAGGTGCTGTCGACGATTCAGTACCTCGACCTGGCGCGAGGCGAGGCGGACCTCGCCCTGCGCGCGAAGCCGCCGACCAACGCGGACCTCAAGCTCGTGTACACGCTGGAGATTCAAAACGCCGTCATGGTCGCCAGGTCCCTGAAGGCGAAGCTGCCGAGGAAGCCCACGCTCCAGCAGCTCCCCTGGGTGGCGTGGTCGCCGCCATTCGAGTCGGTGCCGCCCAACCCGCAGCTCGAAGAGCTCATCCCGGATTTCGCGCCCGTGTTCACCGCCGACAACTACCTGGTGATGCTGGCCGCGGTGGAGGCGGGCGTGGGGGCGATGGTGCTGGGGAAGCTCTCGCACCGCTTCAGCCGCGACAGGGGACTGGTGCCACTGGACCTCGACCTGGGGCCGTATGCGACGAGCGAGGTCCACCTGGTGTGTGCGAGGTCCGCGCTCGACATTCCCCGCGTGAGGAAGGTGTCGGAGCTGCTGGTGGACGAGCTGGAGCGGTTCAAGCGGAAGTGA
- a CDS encoding ArsR/SmtB family transcription factor — protein MSSSDAHDAVFKALGDARRRAMLDLLKTRPMTTGELTEHFPELDRTTVMQHLGVLEKAGLLIAKKEGRQRWNYFNPLPIQEIHDRYISRYAQGAVHLLARLKADLEEPDE, from the coding sequence ATGTCAAGCAGTGACGCCCACGACGCGGTCTTCAAGGCCCTGGGGGACGCCCGGCGGCGGGCGATGCTCGACCTGTTGAAGACGCGGCCGATGACGACGGGCGAGCTGACCGAGCACTTCCCGGAGCTGGACCGCACCACGGTGATGCAGCACCTGGGCGTGCTGGAGAAGGCGGGGCTGCTCATCGCGAAGAAGGAGGGCCGGCAGCGCTGGAACTACTTCAATCCGTTGCCCATCCAGGAGATTCACGACCGGTACATCAGCCGCTACGCCCAGGGTGCGGTGCACCTGCTCGCGCGCCTGAAGGCGGACCTCGAGGAGCCGGACGAGTAG
- a CDS encoding SRPBCC domain-containing protein, which translates to MAQEQSGKPSAQGEMELKFQVHAKVAKPIAEVFDAVYNPKKLSGYFTTNGASAPLDEGTTVTWDFADFPGAFPVYVKKVEKNRSIELEWKAGDGDYNTRVRMEFEPLDGNATLVRISESGWQKTPKGLESSYGNCMGWAQMLLCMKVFVEQGTNLRRFLY; encoded by the coding sequence ATGGCACAGGAGCAGAGCGGGAAGCCGTCGGCGCAGGGGGAGATGGAGCTCAAGTTCCAGGTCCACGCCAAGGTTGCGAAGCCCATCGCCGAGGTCTTCGACGCGGTCTACAACCCGAAGAAGCTGAGCGGCTACTTCACGACCAACGGAGCGAGCGCCCCGCTCGACGAGGGCACCACCGTCACCTGGGACTTCGCGGACTTTCCCGGCGCCTTCCCCGTGTACGTGAAGAAGGTGGAGAAGAACCGCTCCATCGAGCTGGAGTGGAAGGCCGGCGACGGCGACTACAACACCAGGGTCCGCATGGAGTTCGAGCCGCTCGACGGCAACGCGACGCTGGTGCGCATCAGCGAGTCCGGGTGGCAGAAGACGCCGAAGGGGCTGGAGAGCTCCTACGGCAACTGCATGGGCTGGGCACAGATGCTCCTGTGCATGAAGGTGTTCGTCGAGCAGGGGACGAACCTGCGTAGGTTCCTCTATTAG
- a CDS encoding SDR family oxidoreductase, producing the protein MADLKGKTLFITGASRGIGKAIALRAARDGANIVIAAKTTEPHPKLPGTIYTAAEEIEKAGGKALPCMVDIRDEQQIAAAVAKAVETFGGIDILVNNASAISLTGTLETPMKRYDLMHGINTRGTFACSQACIPYLKKSSNPHILNNSPPLNMEARWFGPHVAYTMAKFGMSMCVLGMAEEFKSDGIAVNAIWPRTVIATAAVQNLLGGDETIAGSRSPEIMADAAYAILTKPSRQFTGNFCIDEDVLRGVGVTDFSKYQMVPGAELFPDYFI; encoded by the coding sequence ATGGCCGACCTCAAGGGAAAGACGCTCTTCATCACCGGCGCCAGCCGCGGTATCGGCAAGGCCATCGCGCTGCGGGCCGCGCGCGACGGCGCGAACATCGTCATCGCCGCGAAGACGACGGAGCCGCACCCCAAGCTCCCCGGCACCATCTACACGGCCGCGGAGGAAATCGAGAAGGCCGGCGGCAAGGCGCTGCCGTGCATGGTGGACATCCGCGACGAGCAGCAGATTGCCGCCGCCGTGGCGAAGGCGGTGGAGACGTTCGGCGGCATCGACATCCTGGTGAACAACGCCAGCGCCATCAGCCTCACCGGCACGCTCGAGACGCCGATGAAGCGCTATGACCTGATGCACGGCATCAACACGCGCGGGACGTTTGCCTGCTCGCAGGCGTGCATCCCGTACCTGAAGAAGTCCAGCAACCCGCACATCCTCAACAACTCGCCGCCGCTCAACATGGAGGCGCGCTGGTTCGGGCCCCACGTCGCGTACACCATGGCGAAGTTCGGGATGAGCATGTGCGTGCTCGGCATGGCGGAGGAGTTCAAGTCGGACGGCATCGCCGTCAACGCCATCTGGCCGCGCACCGTCATCGCCACCGCGGCGGTGCAGAACCTGCTCGGCGGAGATGAGACCATCGCCGGCAGCCGCTCGCCGGAAATCATGGCCGACGCCGCCTACGCCATCCTCACCAAGCCGAGCCGCCAGTTCACCGGCAACTTCTGCATCGACGAGGACGTCTTGCGCGGCGTGGGCGTGACGGACTTCTCGAAGTACCAGATGGTGCCCGGGGCGGAGCTGTTCCCGGACTACTTCATCTGA